From Theileria annulata chromosome 1, complete sequence, *** SEQUENCING IN PROGRESS ***, one genomic window encodes:
- a CDS encoding Tpr-related protein family member, putative (SMART 5 transmembrane domains at aa 139-161, 232-250, 371-388, 422-444 and 451-468;~6 probable transmembrane helices predicted for TA09600 by TMHMM2.0 at aa 139-161, 232-250, 371-388, 422-444, 451-468 and 899-921): MVYTYYLVPLYLTTPNTIGMLTGNMNSTTTNKAITSYNISATGHTITYGPANACNKTASASGDASIDNANDTGPTLNITGMQPNPDAALDTTGGPVDCTVKVEDKKLTINYGDDKCIEITLTSANTIKKEATTVPYGHIFTGIDIGVAIIISLVAAIVWTWAYGICQDVATECDITNVDISKKKLTIKYKDANNAKVENAGYQDPPSGPPYKYTATDPKTKITYTFTLIDKIEMVLLIATIFPPVIVAILRRTSSFKHPQSPACEWSAEDGANFGQGSATDVDPMCQITDVKTSQNKLKIKYKGAQDEKVKVKEATYTEKQIGSTANYKYTVKDHKTKITYTFTLNEQLADGTTKEAAVLIPFYLVDKIEMVLLIATFFPPIIVATLQKVKPEYSPKTKFAGDGMGGWKSYSAFGTPYDASFYHAFDILIVIKISLAAIFIYSLHYRESHIVVLLRVKLLILLLRISIKSSVTITTGTVDGDCTDAPQEFKTAPTATLNLADATATITTKDGKATLEIGINITKIDANKAVLDALAHLASPFSPCKVEVTNNTLTITIKYKKDDKCNKTVITLTADALKTLGLKNSTVYNATVEVAPPPNHLTIKYKDGSVEKTAAVDITEYIDIEDICPEGMTPNGMTAITEEIAQKIKKDLKQTANYKTKYYHVKHPTTNIRYSFKLREDQATQLTTGKPITVPVIVQYGHIFTEGFSGTATASGNLDPNTITGITIKSITITDSTGKKTTYNKDPEGGAATEGTPSLAIKVGGGDTTATAYFKKAEAAAPGDPPGAPNSIILKYNDGGEKCITITGNASTATVHYGHEFSEILRELPVIVALLNRGIFGEGTKEYSPKTKYVWHGPNATNNGFGGWTRYLDTGDNHEEPSEPGECKDPSKHVPAHAWIWHFFNILVPIMIILAYGYYTNTQKTAITSYPPNPSIKTIKYGECPSPDKEATTSTTATITDPTDTEGPTLTITPTTIY; this comes from the exons ATGGTATATACTTACTACTTAGTACCCTTATACCtaactactcctaatacTATTGGTATGTTGACTGGTAATATGaatagtactactactaacAAAGCAATAACTAGTTATAATATTAGTGCTACTGGTCATACTATTACATATGGTCCTGCTAATGCCTGTAATAAGACTGCTTCTGCTAGTGGTGATGCCAGTATTGACAATGCTAATGATACTGGTCCTACTCTTAATATTACTGGTATGCAGCCTAATCCTGATGCTGCTCTTGATACTACTGGTGGTCCTGTTGATTGCACTGTTAAGGTGGAGGATAAGAAACTTACTATTAACTATGGTGATGATAAGTGTATTGAAATAACTCTTACTAGTgctaatactattaaaaaAGAAGCTACTACTGTTCCTTATGGTCATATATTTACTG GAATTGACATTGGTGTAGCTATCATAATATCCCTTGTAGCAGCTATAGTATGGACATGGGCTTATGGTATCTGCCAAGATGTTGCAACTGAATGTGATATTACTAATGTGGATATTAGTAAGAAAAAGcttactattaaatataagGATGCTAATAATGCTAAGGTTGAGAATGCTGGTTATCAGGATCCTCCTAGTGGTCCTCCTTATAAGTATACTGCTACTGATCCTAAAACTAAAATCACTTATACTTTTACACTCattgataagattgaaATGGTACTTCTCATTGCTACCATATTTCCACCAGTGATTGTGGCCATCCTAAGGAGAACTAGCAGTTTTAAACATCCTCAATCACCAGCATGTGAATGGTCTGCAGAAGATGGCGCTAACTTTGGTCAAGGCTCCG CTACTGATGTTGATCCTATGTGTCAAATTACTGATGTGAAAACTAGTCAGAATAAGCTtaagataaaatataagGGTGCTCAGGATGAGAAGGTTAAGGTTAAGGAAGCTACTTATACGGAGAAGCAAATTGGTTCTACTGCTAATTATAAGTATACTGTTAAGGATCATAAAACTAAAATCACATACACTTTCACGCTCAATGAACAGCTTGCTGATGGTACTACTAAAGAAGCTGCT GTTTTGATACCATTCTATCTGGTTGATAAGATTGAAATGGTGCTCTTAATAGCAACATTTTTTCCACCAATCATCGTTGCCACTCTACAAAAAGTCAAACCTGAGTATTCTCCTAAGACCAAATTCGCAGGTGATGGAATGGGTGGCTGGAAATCATACAGTGCGTTCGGTACTCCTTATGATGCTTCCTTTTATCATGCTTTTGATATCCTTATAGTAATAAAGATTTCTCTTGCTGCAATATTCATATACTCACTTCATTATAGAGAATCACATATAGTGGTCCTTTTGAGGGTAAAATTACttatactactactaaggatatCAATAAAATCATC GGTTACTATTACAACTGGTACTGTTGATGGTGACTGTACTGATGCTCCTCAGGAGTTTAAGACTGCTCCTACTGCTACTCTTAATCTTGCTGATGCCACTGCCACTATTACTACTAAGGATGGTAAAGCTACTCTTGAGattggtattaatattactaaaatTGATGCTAATAAGGCTGTTCTTGATGCTCTTGCTCATCTCGCTAGTCCTTTTAGTCCTTGTAAAGTTGAGGTTACGAATAATACACTTACTATcactattaaatataagaAGGATGATAAGTGTAATAAAACTGTAATAACTCTTACTGCTGATGCTCTTAAGACTCTTGGTCTTAAGAATAGTACTGTTTATAATGCTACTGTTGAGGTGGCTCCTCCTCCTAATCATCTTACTATCAAATATAAGGATGGCTCTGTGGAAAAGACAGCTGCTGTTGATATTACTGAGTATATTGATATTGAGGATATTTGTCCTGAGGGTATGACTCCTAATGGTATGACTGCTATTACGGAGGAAATTGCTCAGAAAATTAAGAAGGATCTTAAGCAAACTGCTAATTACAAAactaaatattatcatGTTAAGCATCCTACAACTAATATCCGTTATTCTTTTAAACTCCGTGAGGATCAGGCTACTCAGCTTACTACTGGTAAACCTATAACTGTTCCGGTTATTGTTCAGTATGGTCATATATTCACTGAAGGATTCTCTGGTACTGCTACGGCCTCTGGTAATCTTGATCCTAATACTATTACTGgtattactattaaaaGTATCACAATAACTGACAGTACCGGTAAAAAAACTACTTATAATAAGGATCCCGAGGGTGGTGCTGCTACTGAGGGTACTCCTAGTCTTGCTATTAAGGTTGGTGGTGGTGATACTACTGCTACTGCTTATTTTAAGAAGGCTGAGGCTGCTGCTCCTGGTGATCCTCCCGGTGCTCctaatagtattattcttaaatataatgatgGTGGTGAAAAGTGTATTACTATTACTGGTAATGCTAGTACTGCCACTGTTCATTATGGTCAC GAATTCTCAGAGATATTGAGAGAACTGCCAGTGATTGTAGCACTTCTTAACAGAGGCATATTTGGTGAAGGTACCAAAGAGTATTCACCCAAAACCAAATACGTATGGCATGGACCCAATGCAACAAATAACGGTTTTGGTGGATGGACACGATACCTCGACACAGGAGACAACCACGAAGAACCATCAGAACCAGGAGAATGCAAAGACCCAAGTAAACACGTTCCTGCTCATGCCTGGATATGGCACTTCTTTAATATCCTGGTTCCTATTATGATCATTCTAGCCTATGGCTACTATACTAATACTCAAAAAACAGCAATAACTAGTTATCCTCCTAATCCTAGTATaaaaactattaaatatgGTGAGTGCCCTAGTCCTGATAAGGAGGctactactagtactacTGCCACTATTACTGATCCTACTGATACTGAGGGTCCTACTCTTACTATTACTCCtactactatatactaa
- a CDS encoding pre-mRNA splicing protein (Prp18) (SMART SFM (SM0500) at aa 79-121, E()=7.40e-03 and pfam:Prp18 (PF02840) at aa 261-408, E()=9.60e-47) — MDKLLSSIKKKRNELQELKGDKKWLKRSDEFEKRKLEVQEQINKQNQIKKKLIDNNFKKIEEFYETNENININNKIKDIPIEEIIKRLRKLRQPILYFGETHNQRCKRLFEQESDIVDLESNQNIYVDTIMGRNNYLISKYINKNQLQIDFFNDFTGLKEDTKHYNTHFAAPRKGAKNTLLLLPERELILPLWNVPLERELILQPRNVLLLIVLLLKKILVPKLLHLKYLLDLLVLGSNPTPVLLILRVLIVLLPVDQSPIYKWISMKLNEMEEEMMKKKLELIKEGKEFEIKKNEATLVQTKKDIKPLLKLIKLNKLDEEILEKMYNIIISCDEGNYKKAYDIYMLLAIGNAAWPMGVTMVGIHERAGRSKIYTSEVAHILNDETTRKYIQMFKRLITFSQNKFLNQNN; from the exons atggataaattattatcatcaATAAAGAAAAAACGTAATGAACTTCAAG aattaaaaGGTGATAAAAAATGGTTAAAAAGATCAgatgaatttgaaaaaagGAAATTAGAAGTACaagaacaaattaataaacaaaatcaaattaaaaaaaaattaattgataataatttcaaa aagattgaagaattttatgaaactaatgaaaatataaatataaataataaaataaaag aTATACCAATAgaagaaattataaaaagaTTACGTAAATTAAGACAaccaattttatattttggTGAAACACATAATCAAAG ATGTAAAAGATTATTTGAACAAGAAAGTGATATAGTTGATTTAGAATCAAatcaaaatatatatgtCGATACTATTATGGGAAG gaataattatttaatttcaaaatatattaataaaaatc aattacaaattgatttttttaatgattttactGGTTTAAAAGAAGATACTAAACATTACAA tacACATTTTGCTGCTCCTcgaaagggagctaaaaATACACTTTTACTACTaccggaaagggagctaattctacccTTATGGAATGTAcccctggaaagggagctaattttacagccacGGAAtgtactactactaatagtactattaTTGAAGAAAATACTAGTACCAAaattgctgcacctaaagTACCTACTGGACCTTTTGGTACTAGGTTCGAATCCCACTCcagtactactaatattaagagtactaatagtactattaCCCGtggaccagtcacc aatatataaatggataagtatgaaattgaatgaaatggaagaagaaatgatgaagaagaaattggaattaataaaagaaggaaaagaatttgaaataaagaaaaatgaAGCGACATTAGTCCAGACGAAAAAAGATATAAAaccattattaaaattaataaaattaaataaattggaTGAAGAGATTTTAGagaaaatgtataatataattatatcatGTGATGAAggaaattataaaaaagCATATGATATTTATATGTTATTAGCTATAGGTAATGCAGCATGGCCTATGGGTGTAACAATGGTTGGAATACATGAACGTGCTGGAAGATCTAAAATCTATACATCTGAAGTCGCACATATACTTAATGATGAAACTACtagaaaatatatacaaatgtTCAAAAGACTTATTACATTCTCAcaaaacaaatttttaaatcaaaataattaa
- a CDS encoding uncharacterized protein (Tap465h02.q1ca.cand.11 - score = 72.47;~SMART 3 TPR (SM0028) domains at aa 29-62, E()=8.77e+01; 171-204, E()=2.55e-02; 915-948, E()=3.27e+00): MTNQELKVGPTTSVQILSSKDASSFKTMMVIYILFILELYNNKSYKKALKIADTILTKNPNHGETLSIKALLLLSLSHTNNTTSNTTHERSHDTTGKRTNEKKNEKSNESTKNSSHDKSHEKSNEKSNETRKIVTNEKSHERTNEKTNEERDMSEIIDIAKRGLRNGINSYICWYSLGMIYRNMRRYKDTIKCYIMAYKLDMKNERLLREICSLEIEINDYSGFRKYASIQLKLKPKEYREWLIFAFSQHLCGNLKLAIEILEEADKLFTHNNIDELELSESIMYHAMLYEHLHEYVKCSSLLQLKSHLVKDQLTFLELKAKADFFSNNIKSANEIYKKLIQLYPSNCKFLFLYFLTHTNINIRKLFTINIEYIQKDIRLRYGAWSTATNSTKDSKDIKDSKDIGSKDSKGISSSKDSSKDIGTVGASTVTEGKGANFMPMECTSEKILNEIAVVTKTGESSTFSVDTKGVGGTEGDIKGASDTRFESQSSNTTGREPDTVTEESCIILSEEIFDIDGEYSIGGWLLENKLYNNINYYLLHKNNGKNNNNGINGINGNNDKLLVNSINSINSINFGKKSYNLINLYNESLYKNSESLYKIFENLDYKEYVKKMMRKLNKKIDIEKIISIEELIKVINCYIEILDSNIIYRKIMKKDNYPLYILTRELKESEENLLLETLDELNLKDKFVYNSFQFLFSNNLNFYTRAKKFILTSIELGKINIIKTFTHVLTFKKFYILLYICYEFLGTVSGTTDSNGPKVSSSTNSNKDISSTKGTVGASTVTEENISTNFAASGKGANSMGMECTTGKGANFTAIECTSEKNSNEIAVVTKTGESSTFVDTKAVGVGTKESPFGADDEKTTGREPHSVTEKKIYNNYFKLIIIILMGQLYDNLGLYNEALEVVNKGFEITLTSIDLLCLRGKIYKHLCQYLNSFNDYNLASELDKSDRQISVKCSKAFIRINNFKLAHLKWKSFLIEDINNKFNNLNNINKENINEKENIKENMREIENNIEIPSFKFLIMIYLQKYFLILINRINSITVTGPTNSIGTSGKGANFTAIECTPGKGANFMGMECTSEKNINEIAVVTKTRESSTFSEESMSKDIKGSEGTSGTVGASTVTDNLLEIYLGYKEILEKHLEIYTNQLDFHNYCLNRLSYRIYYNFLKLKNNFCTHYYFLKSFKNIIKIVLELVSHVTVPVTELGPTDSTNSTNGNTTEENSNKVAAVTNTGESGTFNEDGEGVSGTNDTNTTKESGTEETSLGGPDTVMEKYKDEINYCIEWMKIVLGQRVYDPGLYALFYKLANITNMNILFKLQCIMRCYYSSKCNPFNHHLIQLISHLLIQLQFYIQFGQSGQSTQSTVHSTGLTVHTIGLNLTEFEKKLIIKVLKICIPYENLINKIIHTVNTVTVLGPTANSSTSTKGPNTEETSFSSVGASTVMNNWSREYIDNIKEYIMNMRYDYKGLKGLVMTSYNDREVEYLEDIFMDFKRIYEGIHYNDYIKIQKFLMEVICTCHKSQNQQFLITQLQLLQSQYTKH; this comes from the exons atgacAAATCAAGAATTAAAAGTTGGACCTACAACATCTGtacaaattttatcatctaAAGATGCTTCTTCATTTAAAACTATGATggtaatatatatactatttatacta gaattatataataataagagTTATAAGAAAGCATTAAAAATAGCTGATACTATATTAACTAAGAATCCAAATCATGGTGAAACATTATCAATTAAAgctttattattattatcattatcaCATACTAATAATACCACATCTAATACTACACATGAGAGATCACATGACACAACTGGTAAGAGAACAAATGAgaaaaaaaatgaaaaatctAATGAATCAACTAAAAACTCATCTCATGATAAATCTCACGAAAAATCTAATGAAAAATCTAATGAAACACGTAAAATAGTAACTAATGAGAAATCTCATGAGAGAACAAATGAAAAAACTAATGAAGAGAGAGATATGAGTGAGATAATAGATATAGCAAAAAGAGGATTAAGAAATGGTataaatagttatatatgTTGGTATTCATTAGGTATGATATATAGAAATATGAGAAGATATAAAGATACGataaaatgttatataATGGCATATAAATTGGATATGAAGAATGAGCGTTTATTAAGAGAAATATGTAGTTTGGaaatagaaataaatgaTTATTCAGGATTTAGAAAATATGCAAGTATCCAATTGAAATTGAAACCAAAAGAATATCGTGAATGGTTAATCTTTGCATTTTCACAACATTTATGtggaaatttaaaattagcaattgaaatattagaagaagctgataaattatttactcataataatattgatgaaCTTGAATTAAGTGAATCAATAATGTATCATGCAATGTTATATGAACATTTACATGAATATGTAAAATGTTCTTCATTATTacaattaaaatcacaTTTAGTAAAAGATCAATTAACTTTTCTAGAATTAAAAGCTAAAGCAGATTTTTTCtctaataatatcaaaTCTGCCaatgaaatttataaaaaattaatacaattgTACCCAtcaaattgtaaatttttattcttatattttttaacacatacaaatattaatataagaaaattatttacaattaatatagaatatataCAGAAGGATATTAGattacgttacggtgcttggtccacGGCAACTAACagtactaaggatagtaAGGATATTAAGGATAGTAAGGATATTGGTAGTAAGGATAGTAAgggtattagtagtagtaagGATAGTAGTAAGGATATTGGTACAGTgggagcaagcaccgtaactgagggaaagggagctaattttatgcCTATGGAATGTACTAGTgagaaaattttgaatgaaattgctgttgtaactaaAACTGGGGAGTCCAGTACTTTTTCCGTGGATACTAAGGGAGTTGGTGGTACTGAGGGAGATATTAAGGGAGCTAGTGATACTAGGTTCGAATCCCAGTCCAGTAATACTACTGGCCGTGAACCAGACACCGTTACGGAAGAAAgttgtataatattaagtgAAGAAATATTTGATATAGATGGTGAATATTCAATAGGTGGTTGgttattagaaaataaattatataataatattaattattatttattacataaaaataatggtaaaaataataataatggtattaatggtattaatggtaataatgataaattattggtaaattcaataaattcaataaattcaataaattttggtaaaaaatcatataatttaattaatttatataatgaaagtttatataaaaattcagaaagtttatataaaatatttgaaaatttggattataaagaatatgtgaagaaaatgatgagaaaattgaataagaaaattgatatagaaaaaataatatcaatagaagaattaataaaagtaataaattgttatatagaaatattaGATTCCAATATAATCTAtagaaaaataatgaaaaaagataattatccattatatatattaacaagagaattaaaagaatctgaagaaaatttattattagaaactttagatgaattaaatttaaaagataaatttgtatataattcttttcaatttttattctcaaataatttaaatttctataCTCGagctaaaaaatttattctCACATCTATAGAATTgggaaaaattaatattattaaaacatttaCACATGTTTTaacttttaaaaaattttatatattattatacatatgTTATGAATTTCTCGGTACGGTGTCAGGTACTACGGATAGTAATGGACCTAAGgttagtagtagtactaatagtaataaggatattagtagtactaaGGGTACCGTaggagcaagcaccgttacggaggAAAATATTAGTACTAATTTTGCTGCTtcgggaaagggagctaattctatgggtatggagtgtactacaggaaagggagctaattttacagccatagagtgtactagtgagaaaaattctaatgaaattgctgttgtaactaaAACTGGGGAGTCAAGTACTTTTGTGGATACTAAGGCGGTTGGTGTGGGTACTAAGGAAAGTCCTTTTGGGGCTGATGATGAGAAAACTACTGGCCGTGAACCTCACTCCGTTACggagaaaaaaatatataataattattttaaattaataattataatattgatgGGACAATTATATGATAATTTGGGATTATATAATGAAGCATTAGAAGTGGTAAATAAAGGATTTGAAATAACATTAACATCAATAGATTTATTATGTTTACGTggtaaaatttataaacatttatgtcaatatttaaatagttttaatGATTATAATTTAGCAAGTGAACTTGATAAATCTGATCGTCAAATTAGTGTTAAATGTTCTAAAGCATTTATAcgtattaataatttcaaattagCACATCTCAAATGGAAATCTTTTCTAATTGAAGATataaacaataaatttaataatttaaataatataaataaggaaaatataaatgaaaagGAAAATATAAAGGAAAATATGAgagaaattgaaaataatattgaaattccaagttttaaatttttaattatgatttatttacaaaaatattttttaatattaatcaaTAGGATTAATTCCattacggtgactggtccaACAAACAGTATTGGTACCtctggaaagggagctaattttacagccataGAGTGTAcccctggaaagggagctaattttatgggtatggagtgtactagtgagaaaaatattaatgaaattgctgttgtaactaaAACTAGGGAGTCGAGTACTTTTTCTGAGGAAAGTATGAGTAAGGATATTAAGGGTAGTGAGGGTACTAGTGGTAcagttggagcaagcaccgtaacggatAACTTATTAGAAATATATTTAGGATATAAAgaaatattagaaaaacatttagaaatatatacaaatcaattagattttcataattattgtttaaatCGTTTATCATatagaatttattataattttttaaaattaaaaaataatttttgtacacattattatttcttaaaatcttttaaaaatattattaaaattgttttagAGTTAGTTTCTCACGTAACGGTGCccgttacggagcttgGTCCAACAGACAGTACTAACAGTACCAACGGTAACACTACTGAggaaaattctaataaagTTGCTGCTGTAACTAATACTGGGGAATCAGGTACTTTTAATGAGGATGGTGAGGGAGTTAGTGGTACTAAtgatactaatactactaaggaGTCAGGTACTGAGGAAACTTCTCTTGGTGGACCagacaccgtaatggagaaatataaagatgaaataaattattgtatagAATGGATGAAAATAGTATTAGGACAAAGAGTATATGATCCAGGCCTATATgcattattttataaattagcaaatataacaaatatgaatatattattcaaattacaATGTATCATGAGATGTTATTATTCATCCAAATGTAATCCATTCAATCATCATCTAATACAATTAATCTCACATTTACTCATTCAATTACAATTCTACATACAATTCGGACAATCTGGACAATCAACACAATCTACTGTACATTCTACTGGACTAACTGTACATACTATTGGACTGAATTTAACggaatttgaaaaaaaattgataattaaagtattgaaaatttgtataccatatgaaaatttaattaataaaattattcatacAGTTAATaccgttacggtgcttggtccaacgGCCAACAgtagtactagtactaaAGGACCTAATACTGAGGAAACCTCTTTCAGTTctgttggagcaagcaccgtaatgAATAATTGGTCTAGAGAGTATATAgataatataaaagaatatataatgaatatgaGATATGATTATAAAGGATTAAAAGGATTAGTAATGACAAGTTATAATGATAGAGAAGTGGAATATTTGGAAGACATTTTCATGGATTTCAAGAGAATATATGAAGGAATACACTATAATGACTATATTAAGATTCAAAAATTCCTAATGGAAGTCATTTGTACATGTCATAAATCACAAAATCAACAATTCCTCATTACACaattacaattattacaatCACAATATACTAAACATTAA
- a CDS encoding L-lactate dehydrogenase, putative (Tap465h02.q1ca.cand.8 - score = 24.51;~SMART pfam:ldh (PF00056) at aa 5-198, E()=2.20e-12; pfam:ldh_C (PF02866) at aa 200-366, E()=2.80e-42;~high sequence similarity between lactate- and malate- dehydrogenases but distinguished by comparison to respective enzyme sequences from S. pombe) has protein sequence MARNNKRKLISLIGSGNIGGIMGYLTQLTELADVNFFDIVPNIGAGKSLDIMHANSIQGKAYKCKGTNNYEDISGSDVCIVTAGNSYEENNSTKIAAPGKGANFTAMKCTMGKGANFTAMECTMGKGARLAKAPTKSNEEWNRDDLVGYNSKIIRDVGENIKKYAPEAFVIVITNPMDVMVHLMLKVTGFPKNMVVGMGGLLDSSRMNCYIAEKLGVNPKYVHGSVIGAHGDSMIPLVSRSTVYGIPILQFVEQGYITMEDIKEIEERTVTSAFEILKLYGSGSSYFAPATAAIEMASSYLNDKKCVFPCSCYLEGQYGHRDIYCGTPAVIGANGVEKVFELKLTPEEQDKYDASIKEIKRLEALIK, from the exons atgGCAAGAAATAATAAGAGGAAATTAATTAGTCTTATTGGATCAGGAAATATTGGTGGAATTATGGGTTATTTAACACAATTAACGGAATTAGCTGATGTTAATTTCTTTGATATTGTTCcaa ATATTGGTGCTGGAAAATCATTGGATATAATGCATGCGAATTCAATACAAGGAAAAGCATATAAATGTAAAGGAACGAATAATTATGAAGATATTTCTGGAAGTGATGTCTGCATTGTTACTGCTGGG AATAGTTATGaggaaaataatagtacCAAAATTGCTGctcctggaaagggagctaattttacagccatgaagtgtactatgggaaagggagctaattttacagccatggagtgtactatgggaaagggagcaAGG ttgGCAAAAGCACCTACAAAATCAAATGAAGAATGGAATCGTGATGATTTGGTAGGATACAATTCGAAGATAATAAGAGATGTGGGAGAgaatataaagaaataTGCACCGGAAGCATTTGTGATTGTGATTACAAACCCGATGGACGTGATGGTGCATTTGATGTTAAAGGTTACAGGATTCCCAAAGAATATGGTGGTAGGTATGGGAGGGTTATTAGACTCCTCAAGAATGAACTGTTACATTGCGGAAAAATTAGGAGTTAACCCTAAGTATGTACATGGAAGTGTAATTGGAGCACATGGTGACAGTATGATCCCATTAGTGTCCCGTAGTACAGTTTATGGAATCCCAATACTCCAATTCGTAGAACAAGGATACATTACCATGGAAGATATTAAGGAGATTGAAGAAAGAACTGTTACATCAGCATTTGAAATATTGAAACTCTATGGCAGTGGATCATCATATTTTGCACCAGCAACTGCGGCGATAGAAATGGCCTCATCATATCTCAATGATAAAAAGTGTGTGTTCCCATGCTCATGTTATCTTGAAGGACAGTATGGACATAGGGATATTTATTGTGGAACACCAGCAGTCATTGGAGCCAATGGAGTGGAAAAGGTTTTCGAACTTAAACTCACACCAGAAGAACAAGACAAATATGATGCTTCAATCAAGGAAATTAAACGTTTAGAAGCACTCATTAAATGA
- a CDS encoding uncharacterized protein (Tap465h02.q1ca.cand.7 - score = 14.20) translates to MKLENNFNNLLNTNNVINSDVLDNKVLDELENKVILSNGKILKINNKKEINNENDIIIDKIQNVWGSSSGAGSDFLDKYRKQRNLELQRLEEMDRKWKEDMENKLFHSQRLFKIQQQNYKTLKKKLKRIKKKSNQTRKSIESNGTNGIVSGSSGLVSESVDEPSGSNPSDPLEVEKINLINNENFDNFNENENFDNLKEKNNKFIILDKSEDI, encoded by the exons atgaaattagaaaataattttaataatctattaaatactaataatgtaataaaCTCTGATGTATTGGATAATAAAGTATTAGATGAGTTAGAAAATAAAGTAATACTTTCGAATGgtaaaatattgaaaataaataataaaaaagaaataaataatgaaaatgatataataattgataaaatacaaaatgTTTGGGGAAGTAGTTCTGGAGCAG GAAGTGATTTTTTGGATAAATATAGAAAACAAAGAAATTTGGAATTACAAAGATTAGAAGAAATGGATCGTAAATGGAAAGAAGATatggaaaataaattattccaTTCTCaaagattatttaaaatacaacaacaaaattataaaactctgaaaaaaaaattaaaacgtattaaaaaaaaatcTAACCAAACCAGAAAATCTATTGAATCTAATGGAACCAATGGAATAGTTAGTGGATCCAGTGGGTTAGTTAGTGAGTCAGTTGATGAACCCAGTGGATCCAATCCATCTGATCCACTGGAAgtagaaaaaataaatttaataaataatgaaaattttgataattttaatgaaaatgaaaattttgataatttaaaagaaaaaaataataaatttataattttagataaatctgaagatatttaa